The Fimbriimonas ginsengisoli Gsoil 348 genome window below encodes:
- a CDS encoding zinc-dependent metalloprotease yields MQLEGPETSNQYTIRLAQSLQVRWVRKEGSIDLVGLTKDRASGRFQEHLVHSFDVRPGESIDVGPILRGDVPELSPGWALHANGVDSQRTRVERFDGDSEGFQARVHAVFPLKEARPVVATVYHSLVWLPKDQMPGLAPDPRIGYLDLDGPNGKHIRKFRLEGQPRADGRFIPAHPIVFEIAPEVPKIWRPYLRGAVEEWNQAYRALGWENVLGCRDATADDTWNPADIRRSVIRWSDGSGENATGYAVSDPRTGETLSGKVVIGSRVIGLLARTYVVQAAPGDPAARRWPLPVDLQGRLLQYTVAHEIGHVLGLDHNSLASSVYTVAQLRNRAFVHEHGAVASIMSYGRFNYVGQPQDRAVRIPEVGDYDRFALRFAYSPTPIDRDALLAEQKTHRDFRFAECGGGPSRDPDVQWEKQGCETMLATELGLRNLRFVSRMLRGWPSPVPINLRNAVCNQWSLEVGHVIAYVGGRRGSQAVSGPPGDVSRAEQIQALRLVLRSLMGDAAMLNHLSEAGFAKTVDETFALLLDPGRLSRLTELGLAEIFGSIESALWTGPPRSPEIRTLRVRYLRTLVRTGTDESVPVPLRKLAAQEAVKLGG; encoded by the coding sequence GTGCAGTTAGAGGGCCCGGAGACGAGCAACCAGTACACGATTCGCCTCGCGCAATCGCTGCAAGTTCGATGGGTTCGGAAGGAGGGCTCGATCGACCTGGTTGGTCTAACAAAGGATCGGGCCAGCGGCCGCTTTCAGGAGCACCTCGTCCATTCCTTCGACGTGCGGCCAGGGGAATCGATCGACGTCGGTCCGATCCTTCGTGGCGACGTGCCCGAACTGTCGCCCGGATGGGCACTGCATGCCAACGGCGTTGACTCACAGAGGACGCGGGTAGAGCGGTTTGACGGCGATTCCGAAGGGTTCCAAGCCCGCGTCCACGCCGTGTTCCCACTAAAAGAAGCCAGGCCGGTGGTCGCCACGGTGTACCACTCGCTCGTTTGGCTGCCCAAGGATCAAATGCCTGGCTTAGCACCCGACCCGCGGATCGGCTATCTAGATCTCGACGGCCCGAACGGCAAGCACATTAGGAAATTCCGGCTGGAAGGTCAGCCGCGCGCCGACGGCCGCTTTATCCCGGCCCACCCGATCGTCTTCGAAATCGCTCCGGAGGTCCCTAAGATCTGGCGGCCTTACCTCCGGGGGGCCGTCGAGGAGTGGAACCAGGCTTATCGGGCTCTCGGGTGGGAGAACGTGCTTGGATGCCGGGATGCGACGGCGGACGACACATGGAATCCGGCCGACATTCGACGCAGTGTGATTCGCTGGAGCGACGGCTCGGGCGAAAACGCCACGGGATACGCCGTTTCCGATCCGCGAACGGGGGAGACCCTTTCTGGGAAAGTCGTGATCGGATCGCGGGTGATCGGACTCCTGGCCAGAACCTACGTCGTTCAGGCCGCTCCCGGCGATCCGGCGGCGCGCCGTTGGCCGTTGCCGGTGGACCTCCAGGGGAGGCTATTGCAGTACACGGTGGCGCACGAGATCGGCCACGTGCTGGGGCTGGACCATAACTCGCTCGCGAGTTCCGTCTATACCGTTGCCCAGCTTCGCAACCGGGCATTTGTTCACGAGCACGGAGCCGTCGCCTCGATAATGTCGTACGGCAGATTTAATTACGTGGGCCAGCCACAGGATCGAGCGGTCAGGATTCCCGAGGTAGGAGACTACGACCGATTTGCTCTTCGGTTTGCCTATTCACCCACACCGATCGACCGGGACGCCTTGCTTGCCGAACAAAAAACCCATCGTGATTTTCGCTTCGCCGAATGCGGGGGAGGGCCTTCGCGGGACCCTGACGTCCAGTGGGAGAAGCAAGGATGCGAGACGATGCTCGCCACCGAGCTTGGACTGAGAAATCTCCGGTTCGTCAGCCGGATGCTGAGGGGATGGCCTTCGCCCGTGCCGATCAACCTGCGGAACGCCGTCTGTAACCAGTGGTCGTTAGAAGTTGGTCATGTGATCGCCTACGTCGGCGGTCGCCGGGGGTCGCAGGCGGTGAGCGGGCCGCCCGGCGACGTTTCGCGGGCCGAGCAGATCCAAGCCTTGAGGCTTGTCTTGAGAAGTTTGATGGGGGATGCCGCGATGCTCAACCATCTTTCCGAAGCCGGCTTCGCCAAAACCGTGGACGAGACGTTCGCCCTCCTGCTGGACCCGGGGCGCCTTTCTCGGCTAACCGAACTCGGGCTCGCCGAGATCTTCGGCTCGATAGAGAGCGCACTATGGACGGGGCCTCCCCGATCTCCGGAGATCCGGACGTTACGGGTGCGATACCTTCGGACACTTGTTCGAACGGGAACGGACGAATCCGTTCCCGTACCTCTGCGCAAACTGGCCGCCCAGGAAGCGGTTAAATTGGGTGGCTAG
- a CDS encoding MBL fold metallo-hydrolase, translating into MKVHHLNCGTMCPLGELMINGHGSPVSRGHLVCHCLLIEGPDGLVLIDTGLGTQDIMRPKHRIPGPILNTVLGLALDQKETAITQVRALGLHPRDVRHIVLTHLDFDHAGGLADFPEAQVHVFTDELHNFLNSANPIDMIRYSQEQIAHQPDWEVHELEGERWMEFEAVRAMTVGSSDILLVPLAGHTRGHCGVAIRAGDGWILHSGDALFDLNELDPEGRHLPVGLRTFENMLQYDREKRIQNVERLRELKKAHGDSIHFICSHDPDGFEADAADGIKEFASTRIGRAEML; encoded by the coding sequence ATGAAGGTCCACCACCTGAACTGCGGGACGATGTGTCCACTGGGCGAGTTGATGATCAACGGACATGGGAGTCCCGTCAGTCGTGGCCATCTCGTGTGTCACTGCCTGTTGATCGAGGGGCCAGACGGACTGGTTCTTATCGACACCGGGCTCGGGACCCAGGACATCATGCGGCCGAAGCACCGGATTCCGGGACCGATCCTGAACACCGTTCTCGGCCTCGCGCTCGATCAGAAGGAAACCGCGATTACCCAAGTCCGGGCGCTCGGTCTTCACCCGCGAGACGTCCGGCACATCGTTTTGACCCACCTAGATTTTGACCATGCGGGCGGTCTGGCCGATTTTCCGGAGGCCCAGGTTCACGTCTTTACCGACGAGCTGCACAACTTCCTGAACAGCGCGAACCCGATCGACATGATCCGTTACTCACAGGAACAGATTGCCCACCAGCCGGATTGGGAAGTCCACGAATTGGAAGGCGAACGGTGGATGGAGTTCGAAGCGGTCCGGGCGATGACCGTCGGATCCTCCGACATCCTTCTCGTCCCGCTCGCCGGCCATACCCGGGGCCACTGCGGCGTGGCGATTCGCGCAGGGGACGGCTGGATCTTGCATAGCGGCGACGCGCTTTTCGACTTAAACGAGTTGGACCCCGAGGGACGGCACCTTCCGGTTGGATTGCGTACGTTCGAGAACATGCTCCAATACGATCGCGAGAAGCGGATCCAAAACGTCGAGCGGCTGCGCGAGTTGAAGAAGGCGCACGGTGATTCCATCCACTTCATCTGCTCCCACGACCCCGACGGTTTCGAAGCCGACGCGGCGGACGGGATCAAAGAGTTTGCATCCACCCGAATCGGGCGCGCCGAGATGCTCTAA
- the uvrB gene encoding excinuclease ABC subunit UvrB: MSIVKFNEPLRLAQDFAPKGDQATAIAGLVEGLESGYRFQTLLGATGTGKTYTMASVINETQRPALILAHNKTLAAQLCQEFRAFFPENSVQYFISYYDYYQPEAYVPGADLYIEKDSSVNDEIERLRHAATHALLERRDVIVVASVSCIYGLGSPSEYAEAVITFETNGTFDLDEALKKLVAMQFSRNEVALDRGTFRVRGDTLEIQPKDEEIVTRVEFFGDTVERIRLFDPLTGEVIDEPTKVSVFPATHYVTPWERMEDVLEMINAEKEAQCELFVAQGKLLEAQRLRQRVDFDVEMMKEVGYCNGIENYSRYFDGRAPGTPPYTLLDFLPSDAIIFVDESHQTLPQVRAMFNGDKARKSILVDYGFRLPSALDNRPLKFEEFLERVPQVVYVSATPGPFEQETQSQIVEQIIRPTYVVDPEIDIRPTKGQIDDLIGEIQKRVERGERTLVTTLTKKMSEDLTGYLQDLNVKVQYIHSNVHSLERPEILRDLRLGVYDVIVGVNLLREGLDLPEVTLVAILDADKEGFLRSETSLIQTIGRAARNAGGRVIMYADNITGSMQRAIDETDRRRETQRRYNEEHGTLPQTVNKMVRETVRSYESVKEVVDQYSAETRAKLGADGGAIRLDELPILISNLERDMKDLAKAMEFEKAAQVRDEIESLRALMGTSSGRLGQDKRRVKRFAGKR; encoded by the coding sequence ATGTCGATCGTCAAATTCAATGAGCCGCTGCGATTGGCGCAGGATTTTGCGCCGAAGGGGGACCAGGCGACGGCGATCGCGGGGCTGGTCGAGGGGCTCGAATCCGGTTACCGATTCCAAACCCTCCTCGGCGCCACTGGGACTGGAAAGACCTACACGATGGCGAGCGTTATCAACGAGACGCAGCGCCCGGCGCTGATCCTGGCGCATAACAAGACGCTCGCGGCCCAGCTTTGCCAAGAATTCCGGGCGTTCTTCCCGGAGAACTCGGTTCAGTACTTCATCTCGTATTACGACTACTACCAGCCCGAAGCGTACGTCCCGGGCGCCGACCTGTACATCGAGAAAGACTCGAGCGTCAACGACGAGATCGAGCGGCTGCGCCATGCGGCCACCCATGCTTTGCTCGAGCGGCGCGACGTCATCGTCGTCGCCTCCGTCTCGTGCATCTACGGCCTCGGCTCGCCGAGCGAGTATGCGGAAGCGGTCATCACCTTTGAGACTAACGGCACGTTCGACTTGGACGAGGCGCTGAAGAAGCTGGTCGCGATGCAGTTCTCGCGGAATGAAGTCGCCCTCGACCGCGGAACGTTCCGGGTCCGCGGCGACACGCTAGAGATTCAGCCGAAAGACGAGGAGATCGTCACCCGAGTGGAGTTCTTCGGTGACACCGTGGAGCGCATCCGCCTCTTCGACCCGCTCACCGGCGAAGTAATCGACGAGCCGACCAAGGTCTCCGTCTTCCCCGCTACCCACTACGTCACCCCTTGGGAGCGGATGGAGGACGTGCTGGAGATGATCAACGCGGAGAAGGAGGCGCAGTGCGAGCTGTTCGTCGCGCAAGGAAAGTTACTGGAAGCGCAACGCCTCCGCCAGCGAGTCGACTTCGACGTCGAGATGATGAAGGAGGTCGGCTACTGCAACGGCATCGAGAACTACAGCCGGTACTTTGACGGACGGGCCCCCGGCACCCCGCCTTACACCTTGCTTGACTTCTTGCCGAGCGACGCCATCATCTTCGTCGACGAAAGCCACCAGACCCTCCCGCAGGTGCGGGCGATGTTCAATGGGGACAAGGCGCGCAAGTCGATTCTCGTCGATTACGGATTCCGGCTGCCCAGCGCTCTCGACAACCGTCCACTTAAGTTCGAGGAGTTCCTGGAGCGGGTGCCGCAAGTGGTCTATGTGTCGGCGACGCCCGGTCCGTTCGAGCAGGAGACGCAGAGCCAGATTGTCGAGCAGATCATTCGACCCACCTACGTCGTCGACCCGGAAATCGACATCCGTCCCACCAAAGGGCAGATCGACGATCTGATCGGCGAGATTCAGAAGCGGGTGGAGCGCGGCGAGCGGACGCTGGTCACGACCTTGACGAAGAAGATGTCGGAGGACCTGACCGGCTACTTGCAGGACCTTAACGTGAAGGTTCAGTACATCCACTCCAACGTCCACTCGCTCGAGCGCCCCGAAATCCTGCGCGACCTGCGGCTCGGCGTCTACGACGTGATCGTCGGCGTCAACCTCCTGCGGGAAGGTCTCGACCTCCCCGAGGTCACGCTGGTGGCGATCCTCGACGCCGATAAGGAAGGGTTCCTCCGCTCTGAAACTTCCCTAATTCAAACCATCGGCCGCGCCGCCCGGAACGCCGGAGGGCGGGTCATCATGTACGCCGACAACATCACCGGCTCGATGCAGCGGGCGATCGACGAGACCGACCGGCGTCGTGAAACGCAGCGTCGATACAACGAGGAGCACGGGACCCTGCCGCAGACGGTTAACAAGATGGTCCGGGAGACGGTTCGCTCTTACGAATCGGTAAAGGAAGTCGTCGACCAATACAGCGCGGAAACCCGAGCCAAGCTCGGCGCCGACGGCGGCGCCATCCGGCTCGACGAGCTGCCGATCTTGATCTCCAACCTGGAGCGGGATATGAAGGATCTGGCGAAGGCGATGGAGTTCGAAAAAGCCGCCCAAGTCCGAGACGAAATCGAATCGCTCCGCGCCCTAATGGGCACCAGCTCAGGGCGGTTGGGCCAAGACAAACGGCGAGTCAAACGCTTCGCCGGCAAGCGGTAA
- a CDS encoding glycoside hydrolase family 5 protein: MTTALLASLLLHSTGVGVPAGRLAHLATGVNVCRWFRFPEKSDDAHWAGYIGDDEMVMMRRMGLRHVRLCIAPQLVMTPVTGAPKEHEWGYIEKAIQRFLDHGLAVVVDMHNENRRDEADPAWESQFQNFWGIAAKRLSHFDPNRVFLEIVNEPVFDHKESEWKVLLPRLAKTIRASAPRHTIIASGANWGGIYGLQQLEPLADRNVVYSFHTYDPFPFTHQAATWAGEAVKPLRGVPYPSSPEAVAPLLPGLPEESRKMLENYGRERWNREKMTENFRQAIDWGRKNKAPLYCGEFGVFPVAAKPEHRANWFRDFGSVLKQNRVGWASWGWDEGFGFDRHRVGGKIVVDPVVAKALGMNLP, encoded by the coding sequence ATGACGACAGCGTTGTTGGCCTCTCTTTTGCTCCACTCTACGGGCGTAGGCGTACCTGCCGGGCGGCTTGCCCACCTTGCCACGGGAGTGAACGTATGCCGTTGGTTCCGGTTCCCGGAGAAGTCCGACGACGCCCACTGGGCCGGCTACATCGGCGACGATGAGATGGTGATGATGCGGCGGATGGGGCTTCGGCATGTCCGCCTGTGCATCGCTCCGCAGCTCGTCATGACTCCGGTCACCGGCGCGCCCAAGGAGCATGAGTGGGGCTATATCGAGAAGGCAATCCAGCGGTTCCTCGATCACGGACTGGCCGTGGTGGTCGATATGCACAACGAGAACCGGCGCGACGAGGCCGATCCGGCGTGGGAGTCGCAATTCCAGAACTTCTGGGGAATCGCCGCCAAACGTCTTAGCCACTTCGATCCGAACCGGGTCTTTCTCGAAATCGTGAACGAGCCGGTTTTCGACCACAAGGAATCCGAGTGGAAAGTGCTCCTCCCCCGGCTCGCGAAGACGATCCGCGCCTCGGCCCCCCGCCACACGATCATCGCCAGCGGCGCGAATTGGGGCGGCATCTATGGACTGCAACAGTTGGAGCCGCTCGCGGACCGCAACGTCGTCTACTCGTTCCACACCTACGATCCTTTCCCGTTCACCCACCAGGCGGCAACCTGGGCGGGCGAAGCCGTCAAGCCACTCCGCGGAGTTCCGTATCCGTCGAGTCCTGAGGCGGTAGCGCCGCTTCTGCCGGGGCTCCCGGAAGAGTCGCGGAAGATGCTCGAGAACTATGGCAGGGAGCGATGGAACCGGGAAAAGATGACCGAGAATTTCCGCCAGGCGATCGACTGGGGACGCAAGAATAAGGCGCCGCTTTACTGCGGGGAGTTCGGGGTCTTCCCGGTGGCGGCCAAGCCGGAGCATCGCGCCAACTGGTTCCGCGACTTCGGCAGCGTGCTCAAGCAAAACCGCGTCGGTTGGGCTAGCTGGGGTTGGGACGAGGGATTCGGCTTTGACCGCCATCGGGTCGGCGGGAAGATCGTCGTAGACCCCGTGGTCGCAAAAGCGTTGGGAATGAACCTACCGTAG
- the msrA gene encoding peptide-methionine (S)-S-oxide reductase MsrA encodes MVNMLMSKALVIIGLVAVVVMAFSWNPMNGLQKVSAPRTPKPAPAGSKTLVVAGGCFWCVESQMDQLRGVYFAESGYAGGQHPGVDYEEVCSGQTGHAEAVRVVFDPKVISEADLLRIFFTIHNPTTLNQQGPDHGTQYRSAIFYSSPEEKELAIKIRDEIAKAKLWKNPIVTSIEPLKNYTPAEEYHQNYFEKYEKATDAQRMTMNAGYCAAIVEPHVIEFRHKFADRLKKQ; translated from the coding sequence ATGGTGAACATGCTCATGTCAAAGGCGCTGGTGATAATTGGATTGGTGGCGGTGGTGGTGATGGCGTTCTCTTGGAACCCAATGAACGGGCTGCAGAAGGTCTCGGCTCCAAGAACGCCGAAGCCGGCGCCGGCCGGGTCGAAGACGCTGGTAGTCGCGGGCGGCTGCTTCTGGTGCGTCGAGAGCCAGATGGACCAGCTTCGGGGCGTCTATTTCGCGGAGAGCGGCTATGCCGGGGGACAGCATCCGGGCGTCGACTATGAGGAAGTGTGCAGCGGCCAGACCGGGCATGCAGAAGCGGTCCGAGTCGTATTCGATCCAAAGGTCATTTCAGAAGCCGACCTTCTCCGGATCTTCTTCACGATCCACAACCCGACCACGCTGAATCAGCAGGGGCCGGATCACGGGACGCAGTATCGCTCGGCCATCTTCTATTCGTCGCCCGAAGAGAAGGAGTTGGCGATAAAGATCCGTGACGAGATCGCCAAAGCGAAGCTTTGGAAGAATCCGATCGTGACCTCGATCGAGCCGCTCAAGAACTACACGCCGGCCGAGGAGTATCACCAGAACTACTTTGAGAAGTACGAGAAGGCGACCGACGCGCAAAGGATGACGATGAACGCCGGTTACTGCGCCGCCATCGTGGAGCCGCATGTGATCGAGTTTCGGCACAAATTCGCGGATCGGCTGAAGAAACAGTAG
- the nadA gene encoding quinolinate synthase NadA produces MYQAPLPKEYADLSPEEADARIEAAKRTLGNRLVILGHHYQRDGIIKHADYRGDSYKLAKDANLCPDAEFIVFCGVHFMAESADILTPDHQHVILPNMAAGCSMADMASLFQVRNCWKQIEEVLGANGPRVVPVTYINSAANLKAFVGERGGTVCTSTNAPTAVKWALEQGEKVLFFPDQHLGRNTGVKLGYDPDKDMIVWDPFQPYGGNSPERIREATFILWKGHCSVHKRFTVEQIEEARQTHPGVTVLVHPECPLEVVEAADLNGSTEYIIKQVEASPPGSVWAIGTEINLVSRLANENPDKTIFCLDPQVCPCSTMYRIHPSFLAWTLENLVAGNVVNEVIVPPKVKYFAKMALDRMLTVCA; encoded by the coding sequence ATGTACCAGGCACCTCTCCCGAAGGAGTACGCCGACCTCTCGCCAGAAGAGGCCGATGCAAGGATCGAAGCCGCCAAGCGGACGCTGGGCAACCGACTGGTCATTTTAGGCCACCACTATCAACGCGACGGGATCATCAAGCACGCCGACTACCGCGGCGACAGCTACAAGCTGGCCAAAGACGCGAACCTCTGCCCTGACGCCGAGTTCATCGTCTTCTGCGGCGTGCACTTCATGGCCGAAAGCGCGGACATCCTGACTCCCGACCACCAGCACGTCATCCTGCCGAATATGGCGGCCGGATGCTCGATGGCCGATATGGCGAGCCTGTTCCAGGTGCGCAACTGCTGGAAGCAGATCGAGGAAGTTTTGGGCGCGAACGGCCCCCGGGTCGTCCCGGTTACGTACATCAACTCCGCGGCCAACCTCAAGGCATTCGTCGGTGAGAGGGGCGGCACGGTTTGCACCTCGACCAACGCGCCGACCGCGGTGAAGTGGGCGTTGGAGCAGGGCGAGAAGGTGCTCTTCTTCCCGGACCAACACCTGGGACGCAATACCGGCGTTAAGCTCGGGTACGACCCGGACAAGGACATGATCGTTTGGGACCCGTTCCAGCCGTACGGCGGAAACAGTCCCGAGCGAATCCGCGAAGCGACCTTCATTCTTTGGAAGGGGCATTGCTCGGTACACAAACGGTTCACGGTGGAGCAGATCGAAGAAGCCCGCCAGACTCATCCCGGCGTCACCGTATTGGTTCACCCGGAATGCCCGCTCGAAGTGGTCGAAGCCGCCGATCTGAACGGCTCGACCGAATACATCATCAAGCAGGTGGAAGCGTCACCGCCTGGTTCGGTTTGGGCGATCGGCACCGAGATCAACCTCGTGAGCCGCCTGGCCAACGAGAACCCGGACAAAACGATCTTCTGTCTGGACCCCCAAGTTTGCCCGTGCTCGACGATGTACCGGATCCACCCCAGCTTCCTCGCCTGGACCCTGGAGAATCTCGTCGCCGGCAACGTCGTCAACGAGGTGATCGTGCCACCGAAGGTCAAGTATTTCGCCAAGATGGCGTTGGACCGGATGTTGACGGTCTGTGCGTAG